In Debaryomyces hansenii CBS767 chromosome B complete sequence, one genomic interval encodes:
- a CDS encoding DEHA2B02046p (similar to CA4322|IPF2097 Candida albicans IPF2097) codes for MHIRAQALPSKLRNAIHFSRFSTCICTPRFISVMEDCPSITKPIIHHRAYSKVSWFNPLSKFNDSKKSLNKGNLDVIIEEPNENIETTVEGDYFRTFKHYLKTTEIPVNLRRRILSDKLSEFVNKVPSFGENPMTLPILNSVFLNLYNLNGRQFEDSKTGLIKGVLNLEDLIALFEKSSIAVSSGKDGDVLLPEFMAILAQYFLRQESNSVPVKLLVHVVDLGSSVRYSNLRNTLELLVKSRKSSLTPEFTMHLLKYYDTKGLLSSSVFDDILFVSKRYPKAEIIDDYFYYKYIEYVESLYADVPPRVHEYKCLEKDIDRIQIITNTKVIEGAVLDKLSVGVWLKLLKLTTELETVNRRVETQQSITKILDFIVNQPKEQLDSTLQLIKDEIFKQDFGDEALAENLLLITWSNPRYKIIAQMLTNYILAFDVKFSEILRFQADVQNFVGNAPQGLSEVELANTVIDRVDQLIKKLEENELESEEKIDLSELYNRIIQSLLPIGRILPRGDFTDSITRYFQESQNVEPSIYSYKYRLDKAIDLSDHIQAINIFEDSLESFTQWPCHSDPTVHRSLNDLIILICHNMDDIQSIFPIFTKIKQQMVNTRCSVGAIKSMAVKMLRAQYVGDLIEMLKRELPKIDKDDTIKLPIEGEYGMKYGELFKILHEFVITYNNEETHETNWVLYGELHKYFHVPYDTYLPAIKFFSEKDRLNAALIIFRQIKKLSELHGNHNHLPPSRDMYMYLFQVFGDKLYEEGVEEVHEYLKMDISIPKQDISLQNAILNAYSNLQEVGRAKDLFISMSTVPKLIGGINEETIQIMIKTYTYSDMIYVQKFWNNLSQYGIIPNYPIYRQYLIAHVYHGLIEDAIQLTEDMKDYDLEVSGDTLLSMHNYCLEASDQKQIAEWATENYKDKWDEVVNSGYLKGAEQYMPENNLIVGSNASD; via the coding sequence ATGCATATTAGGGCACAGGCATTGCCATCCAAGCTAAGGAATGCAATACATTTTTCGAGATTTTCGACATGTATTTGCACACCGAGGTTTATATCTGTTATGGAGGATTGCCCCAGCATTACGAAGCCTATTATCCATCATCGAGCATATTCAAAGGTATCTTGGTTTAACCCGTTGAGTAAGTTCAATGATCTGAAGAAGAGTTTGAATAAAGGAAATTTGGATGTAATTATCGAGGAACcgaatgaaaatattgagaCTACAGTAGAAGGAGATTATTTCCGAACGTTCAagcattatttgaaaactaCCGAAATACCAGTAAACTTACGAAGACGTATATTAAGTGATAAGTTATCAGAGTTTGTAAACAAGGTGCCGAGCTTTGGCGAAAATCCTATGACACTCCCCATCTTGAACAGTGTTTTTTTAAACTTATATAATCTTAATGGAAGACAATTTGAAGACTCGAAAACAGGATTAATAAAGGGGGTTTTAAACCTCGAGGATCTAATTGCGTTGTTTGAAAAGTCTTCCATAGCAGTGTCAAGTGGGAAAGATGGAGATGTACTCTTACCAGAGTTTATGGCTATTTTGGCACAATATTTTTTGAGACAGGAATCAAATTCGGTGCCAGTGAAGCTCTTAGTGCATGTCGTTGACTTGGGATCATCAGTTAGGTATAGTAACTTAAGAAATACATTAGAGTTACTCGTAAAAAGTAGGAAATCGAGTTTAACTCCTGAATTTACAATgcatttattgaaatattatgatACTAAAGGGTTGTTATCACTGAGTGTGTTCgatgatattttgtttgtGAGCAAACGGTATCCAAAGGCGGAGATAATCGAtgattatttctattataaatatatagagTATGTTGAGCTGTTGTATGCCGACGTACCACCTAGGGTTCACGAATACAAATGCTTGGAGAAAGATATTGAcagaattcaaattattaccAACACAAAGGTTATAGAGGGTGCAGTACTTGATAAGTTATCGGTGGGAGTATGGcttaaattattgaagctAACTACGGAGCTAGAGACTGTAAATAGGAGAGTTGAGACGCAACAATCGATTACAAAGATCCTAGATTTCATTGTTAATCAGCCTAAAGAGCAACTAGATTCAACATTGCAATTGATtaaagatgaaatatttaaacaAGATTTTGGAGATGAAGCTCTAGCTGAGAATCTCCTATTAATAACATGGTCGAACCCTAGGTATAAGATTATTGCACAAATGTTGactaattatattttagCATTTGATGTAAAGTTTTCGGAAATTTTAAGATTCCAAGCAGACGTACAGAATTTTGTTGGAAACGCACCGCAAGGTTTATCGGAAGTTGAATTAGCCAATACAGTCATTGATAGAGTAGACCAGTTGATTAAGAAActagaagaaaatgaacTTGAAAGTGAAGAGAAGATCGACTTGTCAGAGTTATATAATAGGATTATTCAATCACTCCTTCCAATAGGAAGAATTTTGCCTAGGGGAGATTTCACTGACTCTATAACgagatattttcaagaatcGCAAAATGTTGAGCCTTCTATATACTCGTACAAGTATCGTCTTGATAAAGCAATCGATCTATCAGATCATATACAAGCgatcaatatttttgaagatagTTTGGAAAGCTTTACACAATGGCCATGCCATAGTGATCCAACAGTCCATCGTTCcttgaatgatttaattattCTTATATGCCATAATATGGATGATATTCAGCTgatttttccaatttttaCGAAAATCAAACAACAAATGGTCAACACGCGATGTAGCGTTGGAGCAATTAAATCAATGGCAGTAAAAATGTTACGAGCTCAATATGTCGGTGATTTAATCGAAATGCTCAAGAGAGAATTACCAAAAATAGATAAAGATGATACCATAAAATTACCAATCGAAGGCGAATACGGTATGAAGTATGGGGAACTCTTTAAAATTTTGCATGAATTTGTAATAACatacaataatgaagagaCGCATGAGACAAATTGGGTTTTATATGGGGAGTTACACAAATATTTCCATGTTCCGTATGATACTTACTTACCAGCAATTAAGTTTTTCAGTGAAAAAGATAGATTAAATGCAGCATTAATCATATTTAGACAGATTAAAAAGTTGAGTGAATTGCATGGAAATCATAACCACTTACCACCTCTGAGAGATATGTATATGTATTTGTTCCAAGTATTTGGTGATAAATTGTATGAAGAAGGAGTTGAGGAGGTGCATGAATATCTAAAGATGGATATAAGTATTCCTAAACAAGATATTTCTTTGCAGAATGCAATTTTGAATGCATATTCTAATTTACAAGAAGTGGGTAGAGCCAAGGATTTATTCATATCAATGTCAACCGTCCCAAAGTTGATAGGAggaattaatgaagaaacaatCCAGATAATGATCAAAACATATACATACAGCGATATGATATACGTAcaaaaattttggaataatTTATCACAATATGGAATAATCCCGAACTATCCTATTTATAGACAATACCTAATTGCGCATGTATATCACGGACTTATTGAAGATGCAATTCAACTCACGGAAGATATGAAAGACTACGATTTGGAAGTGTCGGGCGATACTTTACTTTCGATGCACAACTATTGTTTGGAAGCTTCTGATCAAAAACAAATTGCCGAATGGGCAACCGAAAACTACAAGGACAAATGGGATGAGGTAGTCAACTCAGGCTATTTGAAGGGCGCTGAACAATATATGCCcgaaaataatttaattgttGGCAGTAATGCTAGTGATTAA
- a CDS encoding DEHA2B02068p (similar to uniprot|P17119 Saccharomyces cerevisiae YPR141c KAR3 minus-end-directed microtubule motor): MDGDESIEFHALLKTSPSVLNSNSVKHYKSGHHFESPGRKRQRIDSAKESHKSNKLGRSIYSNHSDNMLGRLSQVEGNQSLRLLKLSKSIEQKNDEIAQLNTKIMTLKTQKANQEFENFKLDDEYLKWKESASNISDDIDELKHHEQESLKTLQDKYELMSKQLNIAHEEKLQVLKEQISLSIEKVINENVYKYQAERHQLSEKCEDLEKSIKGQEQDLNRKLIKLKEEHNKKLIQLSSNMDETVVGLQRDIETLNNETVSKSDEYENLTNDISKGLYEVNSDLNSKLYELKSKFHNKEMEIANLKNKISSMKTTSEHIERSFEDKSMSINDFNKKAEMINVQLAGQENVRRVLHDKLQQLKGNIRVFCRIRPQQMSNNKGPDKENLISMDFSDDDFNDDASQDLVISKDPFDENTGNGQSSYSLHQSKKNNMSYKFHFDKIFSPDSLNEDIFGELSQLIQSSLDGKNVCVFAYGQTGSGKTWTMSHPDTGMIPLSIQMIFDNIQELSLKGWSYSVEGQFLEIYNETIVDLLSPVGNSKKHEIKHDDINDKTSVTNVATINVTCKNQAKSILEKASKNRSTASTRSNERSSRSHSIFILKLLGKNIETGETSEGSLNLIDLAGSERLNSSQAKGERLKETQAINKSLSCLGDVIYSLGQQQQSGQSQQHIPYRNSKLTYLLKHSLGGNSKTLMFVNISPLSKNFNETVNSLRFATKVNCTKIGSSKPNSR, from the coding sequence ATGGATGGCGACGAGTCGATTGAATTCCATGCTCTTTTGAAAACACTGCCTCTGGTGTTAAATTCCAATTCAGTTAAGCATTATAAATCTGGGCATCACTTTGAATCACCAGGACGGAAACGACAACGGATTGATTCAGCCAAAGAGAGCCATAAGAGTAATAAATTAGGAAGATCTATATATTCCAATCATAGCGATAATATGCTAGGTCGGTTGTCGCAAGTTGAGGGTAATCAGCTGCTCCGATTACTCAAATTAAGCAAATCAATCGAGCAGAAGAATGACGAAATAGCACAACTAAATACAAAGATAATGACGTTAAAAACGCAGAAAGCTAACCAGGAGTTTGAGAATTTCAAGTTGGATGACGAGTATTTGAAATGGAAAGAACTGGCGTCAAATATTAGTGATGATATCGACGAGTTAAAGCACCACGAACAGGAGTCGTTAAAAACGTTGCAAGACAAGTACGAATTGATGTCGAAACAACTCAATATTGCACACGAGGAGAAGCTCCAGGTCTTGAAGGAACAAATAAGTCTCCTGATAGAGAAGGTGATTAATGAGAATGTGTATAAATATCAAGCAGAGAGGCACCAGTTGTCGGAAAAATGTGAAGATCTTGAGAAACTGATAAAAGGGCAGGAGCAGGATTTGAATCGGAAACTTATCAAACTTAAAGAAGaacataataaaaaattgatcCAATTGAGTTCGAATATGGACGAGACAGTTGTGGGTCTCCAACGTGATATTGAAACCTTGAATAACGAAACTGTTTCCAAATCAGACGAATATGAAAATCTTACCAATGATATATCGAAGGGCTTGTATGAAGTTAATTCAGACTTAAATTCTAAATTGtatgaattaaaatcaaagtttcataataaagaaatggaaatagctaatttgaagaataaaatatctAGTATGAAGACCACAAGCGAGCATATCGAAAGATCTTTTGAAGACAAATCTATGAGTATTAATGACTTTAATAAGAAAGCCGAAATGATTAACGTTCAATTAGCTGGCCAAGAAAATGTAAGACGTGTGCTACATGATAAACTTCAACAGCTCAAAGGAAATATCCGTGTATTCTGTCGTATACGACCACAACAAAtgtctaataataaaggaCCTGATAAGGAGAACCTTATCTCAATGGATTTCAGTGATGATGACTTCAATGATGATGCAAGCCAAGACTTGGTAATTTCAAAGGACCCATTTGATGAGAACACAGGTAATGGGCaatcatcatattcattACACCAAAGTAAAAAAAATAACATGTCCtataaatttcatttcgACAAGATATTTCTGCCAGATCTGCTAAACGAAGATATCTTTGGGGAACTTTCTCAACTAATTCAATCATCTTTGGATGGGAAAAATGTATGCGTTTTTGCCTATGGTCAAACTGGTTCAGGTAAGACGTGGACAATGTCACATCCTGATACAGGTATGATCCCACTTTCAATCCAGATGatctttgataatatcCAAGAGTTATCGTTGAAAGGTTGGTCATATTCTGTTGAAGGgcaatttcttgaaatttaCAACGAAACAATAGTTGATTTACTATCTCCTGTCGGTAATTCAAAAAAACATGAGATAAAGCACgatgatataaatgataaaacATCTGTGACAAACGTAGCGACTATTAATGTAACATGTAAGAATCAagcaaaatcaattttagaAAAAGCATCAAAAAACAGATCGACAGCCTCTACTAGGTCAAATGAACGATCATCTAGGTCtcattcaatatttattttgaagcTACTTggtaaaaatattgaaactGGTGAAACCAGTGAGGGTTCATTGAATCTTATTGACTTGGCTGGTTCTGAAAGATTGAATAGTTCACAAGCGAAAGGCGAGAGGTTGAAAGAGACGCAGgcaattaataaatcattgtCTTGCCTAGGAGACGtaatatattcattggGTCAACAACAGCAAAGTGGCCAGAGCCAACAACACATACCTTATAGAAACTCAAAGCTTACATATCTCTTGAAGCATAGTCTTGGAGGAAATTCGAAAACATTGATGTTTGTCAATATTTCACCATTATCCaagaattttaatgaaacCGTTAATTCGCTCAGGTTTGCTACCAAAGTTAATTGCACAAAGATTGGTTCTAGTAAGCCTAATTCGAGATAA
- a CDS encoding DEHA2B02002p (no similarity) — translation MPFIIVHKDQYESESPSFFSIQGLQNQYRYYPLASAHEVWSDLSGNSFKRCIQENSFLYDETVKNLDTEPKFSFFENDLKPVLYKMQLKEQLQNERIDFDSYRAGELGNLNTPELKKCINVGNTSRINIHESDFHDFRSKSLEDYSSYRYDPENYKSYCPKYYNCSEKETEAFKTYMTECFLFDLNNMCIDSDFRTKHFDPRLSYDQVFEP, via the coding sequence ATGCCGTTTATAATCGTACATAAAGACCAATACGAATCCGAATCCCCCAGCTTCTTTTCTATCCAAGgacttcaaaatcaatatagGTATTATCCCCTAGCATCTGCGCATGAAGTCTGGTCTGACTTATCAGGAAACTCTTTTAAAAGGTGCATCCAAGAGAACAGCTTTCTATATGACGAAACAGTGAAAAACCTCGATACAGAACCAAAGTTTTCGTTCTTCGAAAACGACCTTAAACCAGTACTCTATAAAATGCAATTGAAGGAACAATTacaaaatgaaagaattgactTTGATTCCTACAGAGCCGGCGAGCTTGGGAATTTAAATACACCAGAGCTAAAGAAATGTATCAACGTTGGCAACACCAGCCGGATCAACATCCATGAATCTGATTTCCATGACTTTCGGCTGAAATCTCTCGAGGATTATTCTAGTTACAGATACGACCCAGAAAACTACAAATCATATTGTCCTAAATACTACAATTGCTCTGAAAAAGAGACAGAAGCATTCAAGACCTATATGACAGAATGTTTCTTGTTCGACTTGAATAACATGTGTATCGATTCTGATTTTCGTACTAAGCACTTCGATCCTAGATTGTCCTATGATCAGGTATTTGAACCTTGA
- a CDS encoding DEHA2B02090p (similar to uniprot|Q06511 Saccharomyces cerevisiae YPR143w RRP15 pre-rRNA processing protein) yields the protein MGAAAKKQRTSKNGDAKVTKKIEKKNEVITSDEKNESVESSDEDNENLEDIEGDDEVDIEVDDEVDVDGISSDEEAEGDEEEDEDSSEYDGEDDEIPKIKKKKNLDDGSESFANAFNAIVGSRLKAYNRKDPILTKNKTTLKKLESDKLEAKAKRLILSEKKQVHDKNRVKNLLPSASEPEKVRTIIHNERQLKKVAQKGVVRLFNAVLSTQIKTNEELGQEKVGQTKKEELMNEISKEKFLDLVQAAGQS from the coding sequence ATGGGAGCAGCAGCTAAGAAACAAAGAACCAGTAAAAATGGTGATGCTAAAGTAACTAAGAAAAtagagaagaaaaatgaagTAATCACATCggatgaaaaaaatgaaagTGTTGAATCATCGGATGAAGACAACGAAAAtttagaagatattgaaggaGATGACGAAGTGGATATTGAAGTAGACGACGAAGTTGATGTCGACGGAATTTCGTCagatgaagaagcagaaggggatgaagaagaggatgaAGATTCGTCGGAATATGATGGGGAGGATGACGAGATTCCTAagatcaagaagaagaagaacttGGACGATGGATCCGAATCATTCGCAAATGCATTCAATGCTATTGTTGGATCACGTTTGAAGGCATATAATAGAAAGGATCCTATATTAACCAAGAATAAGACCactttgaagaaattggaatCCGACAAATTAGAAGCCAAGGCCAAAAGGTTGATTTTGTCAGAAAAGAAACAAGTGCATGATAAAAATCGTGTTAAAAACTTGTTGCCATCTGCTAGTGAGCCAGAAAAAGTCAGAACAATCATTCACAATGAAAGACAATTGAAAAAGGTTGCCCAAAAGGGTGTAGTGAGGTTATTTAACGCAGTTTTATCTACTCAAATCAAAACTAATGAGGAACTTGGTCAAGAGAAAGTTGGTCAAACAAAGAAGGAAGAGTTGATGAATGAAATATCgaaagaaaaattcttgGATCTTGTGCAAGCAGCAGGCCAATCTTAA
- a CDS encoding DEHA2B01980p (no similarity) encodes MMTNLETQPYDPFMAKATESQARISKLLETFQNFTANSDILSSDTTIIYLVLKSNIILNNIQIRVLLGLRDENKVHDVIYHGIQRDVKYAASKLFSIGRFSNLLEMPLTDLKQLCYEIALKYKTIFFVPVESKIKVHPVQSDFTSILDTTQFSSQINASGFIPSSYLTSNLRNQYSRVADASAYSSSMTTHNNTTRLSPQGYSQVDEAEYVEIIKFISKFNQMWIIATFLNREYQELQIN; translated from the coding sequence ATGATGACAAACTTAGAAACGCAGCCATATGACCCGTTTATGGCTAAGGCAACAGAATCACAAGCTAGGATCTCAAAGCTCTTGGAGAcctttcaaaatttcacAGCCAACAGTGACATACTTAGCTCCGATACAACTATAATATACTTAGTcttgaaatcaaatatcattttgaataatatccAGATTCGGGTGCTTTTGGGGTTGAgagatgaaaataaagtgCATGACGTTATCTATCACGGTATTCAAAGAGATGTTAAATATGCCGCTAGCAAACTTTTCTCAATAGGTAGGTTCTCGAACTTGCTTGAAATGCCGTTGACGGATCTCAAACAGCTCTGCTACGAAATTGCATTGAAATACAAGACAATATTCTTCGTCCCTGTGGAATCAAAAATCAAGGTTCATCCTGTCCAGAGTGATTTCACGTCTATTTTAGACACAACCCAATTTTCTCTGCAAATAAATGCTTCCGGCTTCATTCCCAGCAGCTATCTAACATCCAATCTCAGAAATCAGTATAGCAGAGTAGCCGATGCATCGGCATATTCTTCGTCTATGACCACCCACAATAATACCACTCGGTTAAGTCCACAAGGATATTCTCAAGTAGACGAAGCCGAATATGTAGAAATAATTAAGTTCATAAGcaaattcaatcaaatgTGGATTATTGCAACATTTTTAAATAGAGAATATCAAGAGCTAcagatcaattga
- a CDS encoding DEHA2B02112p (similar to CA4330|IPF2087 Candida albicans IPF2087) — translation MSEIKHLNESRVAVLNRNDSDITVPQIRNGNKSRNSIEVVNDEANPFRPIITPMGSTNNVLTQLTHNKDPSLEPLPQQVNMGKQVMTSRNPPGNLYRAIITCCWSAISGWSDATPGAILPFIEEYYGITYSIVSLIWMANAAGFILIAMLSHKIQPWLGKRYSLVTGCIFSCIMYALVSSGSHFPLVVIGFFFGGMGIAICLSQSNIFFTRMYDSSKYLSLFHGSYGLGATLSPLVATAMVNAGVKWHYFYLITLGFMISTGMNLYISFKGADEDLRPWDTDEPTETSQVSESDDSHESQYESDDSNQQIGLQDLAREGSNTQNVPNKDKQSSHSTDMLLALQNYRTWLLALLVLFYQGAEVSLGGWVVTFLLNYKQGNPNSAGYVASGFWGGLTLGRLLLTKPLHKLLGARRAVVLLSLTSICFVILGWLIPNAIADGVFISLAGVTIGPSCPLQIGLTAKLIPRKIQVISLTIITAFGSSGGAIFPFIVGLISQSAGTYVVMPVFIALYCCMLGLWIALPNIERPIESTSDTGKWTKMWRRVW, via the coding sequence ATGTCAGAGATCAAGCATTTGAACGAATCACGGGTTGCAGTGCTTAACAGAAATGATTCTGACATTACTGTTCCCCAGATTCGTAATGGAAATAAGTCCAGGAATTCCATCGAAGTTGTAAACGATGAAGCAAACCCCTTCCGTCCTATAATAACACCCATGGGATCCACTAACAATGTATTAACCCAATTGACCCATAACAAGGATCCTTCGCTAGAACCCTTGCCACAACAAGTCAATATGGGCAAACAAGTAATGACATCTAGAAATCCACCTGGAAACTTGTATAGAGCTATTATAACATGTTGTTGGTCAGCAATCTCAGGATGGTCAGACGCTACTCCAGGTGCAATCTTGccatttattgaagaatactACGGAATTACTTATTCGATTGTGTCATTGATATGGATGGCTAATGCTGCAGGATTCATATTAATAGCTATGCTATCACATAAGATCCAACCATGGTTGGGGAAGAGATATTCATTGGTAACGGGCTGCATATTCTCGTGTATAATGTATGCTTTAGTTTCTAGTGGGTCACATTTTCCGTTAGTTGTGATTGGATTTTTCTTCGGTGGAATGGGGATTGCAATTTGCTTGTCTCAgtcaaatatattctttacACGGATGTACGATCTGTCAAAGTACTTATCACTTTTTCATGGGTCATATGGGTTGGGTGCAACGCTTTCACCTTTGGTAGCTACAGCGATGGTCAATGCTGGCGTTAAATGGCATTACTTCTATCTCATTACATTAGGTTTCATGATATCTACCGGTATGAATCTCTACATTTCGTTCAAGGGTGCAGACGAAGATCTCAGACCGTGGGATACTGATGAGCCAACCGAAACTCTGCAGGTTCTGGAGAGTGATGATTCCCATGAGAGCCAGTATGAATCAGACGACTCTAACCAGCAAATAGGATTACAGGACTTGGCTAGAGAAGGACTGAATACACAAAACGTCCCTAATAAGGATAAACAATCATCACATTCTACGGACATGTTATTGGCTCTTCAAAACTACAGGACATGGCTCCTTgcattattagtattattcTATCAAGGAGCAGAAGTTTCCTTGGGTGGTTGGGTTGTTACtttcttattaaattaCAAACAAGGTAATCCAAACTCAGCTGGTTATGTCGCCTCGGGGTTCTGGGGTGGTTTAACATTGGGTCGTCTTCTTTTAACAAAACCATTACATAAATTATTAGGAGCCAGAAGGGCCGTTGtacttctttctttaaCTTCAATTTGCTTCGTGATCCTTGGATGGTTGATTCCAAACGCTATAGCTGATGGTGTGTTTATTTCTTTGGCGGGTGTTACAATAGGACCAAGTTGTCCATTACAAATTGGTCTCACGGCTAAGCTTATACCTAGGAAAATCCAGgttatttcattaacaaTAATTACTGCTTTCGGGTCGTCTGGTGGAGCAATTTTCCCATTCATAGTCGGTTTGATCTCTCAAAGTGCTGGTACCTACGTTGTTATGCCAGTTTTTATTGCATTATATTGTTGTATGCTTGGTCTTTGGATAGCCTTGCCTAATATTGAACGACCTATAGAATCAACAAGTGATACTGGTAAGTGGACAAAGATGTGGAGAAGAGTTTGGTAA
- a CDS encoding DEHA2B02024p (similar to uniprot|Q6B2J1 Saccharomyces cerevisiae YPR140w TAZ1 lysophosphatidylcholine acyltransferase) has product MSFQDVLKRGDDFLNEYPRTSRLWNYASHATCLFMILQSKLFLNVLYNPHLHNIEKLDRALEKARSENRSLLTMMNHMSVVDDPTFYAALPFRFHTDIETIRWGFGAHNVCFSNKALSWFFNLGKILGTRRFGDGPFQGSLDAAIRILSPDDTLDLEFTPGVKEVAKPTLLQEINGIGPVGGNTTMLAEKIRPTAESTNLLMSKSPFIRTKTSWFHVFPEGFVLQLQEPHQNSMRYFKWGISRLILESTRTPVVVPIFTYGFEKVAPEDSADKGINRWLPSNIGAEIHINIGDPIPDETLESYRKKWRDLCNKYIDPKNPTDLSEELKTGKMAKRLRSDLAAELREAVLAIRNSLGVFKPEDPRFKNPVFWEEYTRTEGKSDPDVRFIGKNWAIKRLQKHLPEYSEDEP; this is encoded by the coding sequence ATGTCTTTCCAGGATGTATTGAAGAGAGGAGATGATTTTCTCAACGAATATCCCAGAACCTCGAGATTATGGAACTATGCCTCTCATGCTACCTGcttatttatgattttaCAGTCAAAACTTTTTTTAAATGTTCTATATAACCCCCATTTACACAATATAGAAAAACTAGATAGGGCGTTGGAAAAAGCGAGGTCTGAAAATAGGTCACTATTGACAATGATGAACCATATGTCGGTTGTTGATGATCCAACATTCTATGCTGCATTGCCATTCAGATTTCATACAGATATTGAAACCATAAGATGGGGATTCGGTGCACACAATGTATGTTTTTCGAACAAGGCATTGTCGTGGTTTTTCAACTTGGGAAAGATATTGGGGACTAGAAGATTTGGGGATGGCCCTTTCCAAGGCTCATTGGACGCAGCTATTAGAATTTTGAGTCCTGATGACACCTTAGATTTAGAGTTTACCCCGGGGGTCAAGGAAGTGGCAAAACCAACATTGTTACAGGAAATCAATGGTATTGGGCCCGTAGGAGGAAATACCACGATGTTAGCTGAAAAAATAAGACCAACTGCAGAATCTACAAATCTTCTCATGTCCAAATCGCCCTTCATTCGTACCAAAACTTCATGGTTCCACGTATTCCCTGAAGGCTTTGTGTTGCAGCTACAAGAACCACATCAAAATTCGATGCGTTATTTCAAATGGGGTATCTCCCGGTTGATCCTTGAGAGTACTCGTACTCCTGTTGTCGTACCGATATTCACATATGGGTTTGAGAAAGTGGCACCCGAGGACTCTGCCGATAAGGGAATTAATAGATGGCTACCCTCAAACATAGGTGCAGAAATACATATTAACATAGGTGACCCCATTCCTGATGAGACATTAGAATCATACAGAAAGAAATGGAGAGACTTAtgcaataaatatattgatcCGAAGAATCCTACCGATTTATCAGAAGAGCTTAAAACCGGTAAGATGGCAAAACGTTTGAGGTCTGACCTTGCTGCTGAATTAAGGGAAGCTGTTTTGGCCATCAGAAATTCATTAGGTGTATTTAAACCTGAAGATCCTCGCTTCAAAAATCCAGTATTTTGGGAAGAATATACGAGGACTGAAGGCAAAAGTGATCCAGATGTTCGGTTTATTGGTAAGAACTGGGCTATCAAGAGGTTACAGAAGCATCTACCCGAATACAGCGAAGATGAACCTTAA